The Brachyhypopomus gauderio isolate BG-103 chromosome 1, BGAUD_0.2, whole genome shotgun sequence genome includes a window with the following:
- the ano5b gene encoding anoctamin-5b isoform X5, with product MKRITGKTKDATLLEMTNKADAHVEDNNGLLSASDRGTPLPGHQEVIKLKQNKDSVYFRDGVRRIDFVLSYVDDKDGDKKAERRKEFEANLEKIGLMLETEDRWESDDQKTYYLKIHAPWNVLATHAEVLKIKMPFKVSDIPKGRDVPLECLTRPFRLPPHIMKPEPDYFTAPFDNRKKDFFIANLETFFPPSTRNRIVYYILTRCPYYKEGHKEKEKTGIKRLLNNGTYTSAYPLHDCCYWEMSEDCESERHHLYRHWARFLCFYKQQPLNLIRKYYGEKIGIYFAWLGFYTEMLFFAALVGVICFVYGLLTIDDNITSQEICDPNIGGKIIMCALCDDKCTYWKLSSSCRSSLQSHMFDNEGTVFFAMFMGIWVTLFLELWKRRQARLEYEWDLVDFEEEQQQLQIRPEFELKCTDRRLNHITQEQEPYLPFTSRCARFCVSGATVLFWTCMVVACVTGVIAYRLAVYATFATFMKESPTNKIQLVGPLITPQLATSVTASCINFALILVLNFFYEYVAIWITDMEIPKTHLEYENKLTTKMFMFQFVNYYSSCFYVAFFKGKFVGYPGKYTYMFGSWTQLRNEECAPGGCLIELTTQLVIVMAGKQLVGNIHEALLPLLKNWWSSRKGRGHGKTSRWEKDHDLQNFSQFGLFYEYLEMVIQFGFITLFVASFPLAPLLALFNNILEVRVDAWKFTTQFRRPVAAKARNIGAWQEILNVVAILSVVTNAFIMAFTSDMIPRLVYLYAYHPGNEPTMRGYINNSLSTHIPKANETNHPEGLNETVSVCRYRDYRYPPGHEKAYSHTMQFWHILAAKMAFIIIMEHVVFVVKFFIAWMIPDVPSEVKARVKRERYLVQDYLHNYEMEKLKLQLSQSFYTNSEATEALVPSPDQCEVPSECPRGTPTLRDHSEGTTCRTADGHE from the exons ATGAAGCGGATAACGGGAAAAACGAAAGACGCGACTCTGCTCGAGATGACCAACAAGGCGGACGCTCACGTGGAAG ATAACAATGGTCTTCTCTCCGCCTCAGACAGGGGAACGCCACTCCCCGGCCACCAGGAG gTCATTAAGCTGAAGCAGAACAAGGactctgtgtatttcagagaTGGTGTGCGTCGCATTGATTTTGTCCTGTCCTATGTTGATGACAAAGATGGAGACAAGAAGGCG gagaggagaaaggagtTTGAGGCCAACCTGGAGAAGATTGGTCTCATGCTGGAAACTGAGGATAGATGG GAGTCGGACGACCAGAAGACCTACTACCTGAAGATCCACGCGCCGTGGAACGTGCTGGCCACGCATGCCGAAGTGCTGAAGATCAAAATGCCCTTCAAGGTCAGCGACATCCCCAAGGGCCGCGACGTCCCTCTGGAGTGTCTCACGCGGCCCTTCCGCCTGCCCCCCCACATCATGAAGCCCGAGCCCGACTACTTCACCGCGCCCTTCGACAACAGGAAGAAGGACTTTTTCATCGCCAACCTGGAGACCTTCttccccccctccacccgcaACAGGATC GTGTATTACATCCTCACCCGCTGCCCCTACTACAAGGAGGGCCACAAAGAGAAGGAGAAGACGGGTATCAAACGACTGCTCAACAACGGCACCTACACCTCGGCCTACCCGCTCCACGAC TGTTGCTATTGGGAGATGTCGGAAGACTGCGAGAGCGAGCGCCATCACCTCTACAGGCACTGGGCCCGCTTCCTGTGCTTCTACAAGCAGCAACCGCTCAACCTCATCAG GAAGTACTACGGTGAGAAGATTGGTATCTACTTTGCTTGGCTGGGCTTCTatacagaaatgctgttctttGCTGCTCTGGTGGGAGTCATCTGCTTTGTCTATGGCCTGCTCACCATTGATGATAATATTACAAG TCAGGAGATTTGTGACCCTAATATTGGCGGGAAGATCATCATGTGCGCTCTGTGTGATGATAAATGCACCTACTGGAAGCTTAGCTCATCGTGTCGGTCATCTTTG CAATCCCATATGTTTGACAATGAAGGAACTGTGTTCTTTGCCATGTTCATGGGAATCTGGG tcaccCTGTTCCTGGAGCTGTGGAAGAGAAGGCAGGCCAGGCTGGAGTATGAGTGGGATCTCGTGGACTTTGAGGAGGAGCAACAGCAGCTGCAGATAAGGCCCGAGTTTGAGCTGAAGTGCACAGATCGCCGCCTCAACCACATCACCCAG GAACAGGAGCCATACCTGCCCTTCACCAGCAGATGTGCGCGCTTCTGTGTGTCTGGAGCTACAGTTCTCTTCTGG ACGTGCATGGTTGTGGCATGCGTCACAGGCGTGATCGCGTACAGGTTGGCCGTCTACGCCACCTTTGCCACCTTCATGAAGGAGAGCCCCACCAACAAGATCCAGCTGGTGGGGCCGCTCATCACGCCCCAGCTGGCCACGTCCGTCACCGCATCCTGCATCAACTTCGCACTCATCCTCGTCCTCAACTTCTTCTACGAATATGTTGCCATCTGGATCACAGATATGG AAATCCCAAAGACGCACTTGGAGTACGAGAACAAACTGACCACCAAGATGTTCATGTTTCAGTTCGTCAACTACTACTCCTCCTGTTTCTACGTGGCCTTCTTTAAGGGCAAGTTCGTGGGTTATCCAGGCAAATACACCTACATGTTTGGCAGCTGGACTCAACTGAGAAATGAGGAG TGTGCTCCTGGGGGGTGCCTGATAGAGCTCACCACTCAGCTGGTGATCGTCATGGCCGGGAAACAGCTGGTGGGGAACATCCATGAAGCCCTGCTGCC GTTGCTGAAGAACTGGTGGTCCAGcaggaaggggaggggtcacGGCAAGACCAGTCGATGGGAGAAGGACCACGACCTGCAGAACTTCAGCCAGTTCGGGCTCTTCTACGAGTATTTGGAGATGG TGATCCAGTTTGGCTTCATCACGTTGTTCGTGGCGTCCTTCCCCCTGGCTCCCCTCCTCGCTCTCTTCAACAACATCCTGGAGGTCCGGGTGGACGCCTGGAAGTTCACCACCCAGTTCCGCCGGCCCGTGGCAGCTAAGGCGCGCAACATCGGGGCCTGGCAGGAGATCCTGAACGTCGTGGCCATCTTGTCCGTAGTCACAAAT GCGTTCATCATGGCGTTCACCTCCGATATGATCCCCCGTCTGGTCTACCTGTATGCCTACCACCCCGGGAATGAGCCCACCATGAGGGGCTACATCAACAACAGCCTCTCCACCCATATACCAAAAGCCAACGAAACGAATCACCCCGAAGGGTTAAATGAGACTGTCTCTGTGTGCAG ATATCGAGACTACCGGTACCCCCCAGGTCATGAGAAAGCGTACTCCCATACCATGCAGTTCTGGCATATTCTTGCAGCCAAAAtggccttcatcatcatcatggag CATGTCGTATTTGTGGTGAAGTTCTTCATCGCGTGGATGATCCCTGATGTCCCGTCGGAGGTGAAGGCACGAGTCAAGCGCGAGCGCTACCTGGTGCAGGATTACCTGCACAACTACGAGATGGAGAAGTTGAAGTTGCAACTGAGCCAGAGCTTCTACACCAACTCCGAGGCGACGGAGGCGCTCGTGCCCAGCCCTGACCAGTGCGAGGTCCCGTCGGAGTGTCCCCGAGGAACCCCGACCCTGCGGGACCACTCGGAGGGAACCACGTGCAGGACGGCAGACGGCCACGAGTAG
- the ano5b gene encoding anoctamin-5b isoform X4, protein MKRITGKTKDATLLEMTNKADAHVEDGFAVLTGYRKTLLADNNGLLSASDRGTPLPGHQEVIKLKQNKDSVYFRDGVRRIDFVLSYVDDKDGDKKAERRKEFEANLEKIGLMLETEDRWESDDQKTYYLKIHAPWNVLATHAEVLKIKMPFKVSDIPKGRDVPLECLTRPFRLPPHIMKPEPDYFTAPFDNRKKDFFIANLETFFPPSTRNRIVYYILTRCPYYKEGHKEKEKTGIKRLLNNGTYTSAYPLHDCCYWEMSEDCESERHHLYRHWARFLCFYKQQPLNLIRKYYGEKIGIYFAWLGFYTEMLFFAALVGVICFVYGLLTIDDNITSQEICDPNIGGKIIMCALCDDKCTYWKLSSSCRSSLQSHMFDNEGTVFFAMFMGIWVTLFLELWKRRQARLEYEWDLVDFEEEQQQLQIRPEFELKCTDRRLNHITQEQEPYLPFTSRCARFCVSGATVLFWTCMVVACVTGVIAYRLAVYATFATFMKESPTNKIQLVGPLITPQLATSVTASCINFALILVLNFFYEYVAIWITDMEIPKTHLEYENKLTTKMFMFQFVNYYSSCFYVAFFKGKFVGYPGKYTYMFGSWTQLRNEECAPGGCLIELTTQLVIVMAGKQLVGNIHEALLPLLKNWWSSRKGRGHGKTSRWEKDHDLQNFSQFGLFYEYLEMVIQFGFITLFVASFPLAPLLALFNNILEVRVDAWKFTTQFRRPVAAKARNIGAWQEILNVVAILSVVTNAFIMAFTSDMIPRLVYLYAYHPGNEPTMRGYINNSLSTHIPKANETNHPEGLNETVSVCRYRDYRYPPGHEKAYSHTMQFWHILAAKMAFIIIMEHVVFVVKFFIAWMIPDVPSEVKARVKRERYLVQDYLHNYEMEKLKLQLSQSFYTNSEATEALVPSPDQCEVPSECPRGTPTLRDHSEGTTCRTADGHE, encoded by the exons ATGAAGCGGATAACGGGAAAAACGAAAGACGCGACTCTGCTCGAGATGACCAACAAGGCGGACGCTCACGTGGAAG ATGGTTTTGCCGTGCTGACTGGCTACAGGAAGACCCTCCTGGCAG ATAACAATGGTCTTCTCTCCGCCTCAGACAGGGGAACGCCACTCCCCGGCCACCAGGAG gTCATTAAGCTGAAGCAGAACAAGGactctgtgtatttcagagaTGGTGTGCGTCGCATTGATTTTGTCCTGTCCTATGTTGATGACAAAGATGGAGACAAGAAGGCG gagaggagaaaggagtTTGAGGCCAACCTGGAGAAGATTGGTCTCATGCTGGAAACTGAGGATAGATGG GAGTCGGACGACCAGAAGACCTACTACCTGAAGATCCACGCGCCGTGGAACGTGCTGGCCACGCATGCCGAAGTGCTGAAGATCAAAATGCCCTTCAAGGTCAGCGACATCCCCAAGGGCCGCGACGTCCCTCTGGAGTGTCTCACGCGGCCCTTCCGCCTGCCCCCCCACATCATGAAGCCCGAGCCCGACTACTTCACCGCGCCCTTCGACAACAGGAAGAAGGACTTTTTCATCGCCAACCTGGAGACCTTCttccccccctccacccgcaACAGGATC GTGTATTACATCCTCACCCGCTGCCCCTACTACAAGGAGGGCCACAAAGAGAAGGAGAAGACGGGTATCAAACGACTGCTCAACAACGGCACCTACACCTCGGCCTACCCGCTCCACGAC TGTTGCTATTGGGAGATGTCGGAAGACTGCGAGAGCGAGCGCCATCACCTCTACAGGCACTGGGCCCGCTTCCTGTGCTTCTACAAGCAGCAACCGCTCAACCTCATCAG GAAGTACTACGGTGAGAAGATTGGTATCTACTTTGCTTGGCTGGGCTTCTatacagaaatgctgttctttGCTGCTCTGGTGGGAGTCATCTGCTTTGTCTATGGCCTGCTCACCATTGATGATAATATTACAAG TCAGGAGATTTGTGACCCTAATATTGGCGGGAAGATCATCATGTGCGCTCTGTGTGATGATAAATGCACCTACTGGAAGCTTAGCTCATCGTGTCGGTCATCTTTG CAATCCCATATGTTTGACAATGAAGGAACTGTGTTCTTTGCCATGTTCATGGGAATCTGGG tcaccCTGTTCCTGGAGCTGTGGAAGAGAAGGCAGGCCAGGCTGGAGTATGAGTGGGATCTCGTGGACTTTGAGGAGGAGCAACAGCAGCTGCAGATAAGGCCCGAGTTTGAGCTGAAGTGCACAGATCGCCGCCTCAACCACATCACCCAG GAACAGGAGCCATACCTGCCCTTCACCAGCAGATGTGCGCGCTTCTGTGTGTCTGGAGCTACAGTTCTCTTCTGG ACGTGCATGGTTGTGGCATGCGTCACAGGCGTGATCGCGTACAGGTTGGCCGTCTACGCCACCTTTGCCACCTTCATGAAGGAGAGCCCCACCAACAAGATCCAGCTGGTGGGGCCGCTCATCACGCCCCAGCTGGCCACGTCCGTCACCGCATCCTGCATCAACTTCGCACTCATCCTCGTCCTCAACTTCTTCTACGAATATGTTGCCATCTGGATCACAGATATGG AAATCCCAAAGACGCACTTGGAGTACGAGAACAAACTGACCACCAAGATGTTCATGTTTCAGTTCGTCAACTACTACTCCTCCTGTTTCTACGTGGCCTTCTTTAAGGGCAAGTTCGTGGGTTATCCAGGCAAATACACCTACATGTTTGGCAGCTGGACTCAACTGAGAAATGAGGAG TGTGCTCCTGGGGGGTGCCTGATAGAGCTCACCACTCAGCTGGTGATCGTCATGGCCGGGAAACAGCTGGTGGGGAACATCCATGAAGCCCTGCTGCC GTTGCTGAAGAACTGGTGGTCCAGcaggaaggggaggggtcacGGCAAGACCAGTCGATGGGAGAAGGACCACGACCTGCAGAACTTCAGCCAGTTCGGGCTCTTCTACGAGTATTTGGAGATGG TGATCCAGTTTGGCTTCATCACGTTGTTCGTGGCGTCCTTCCCCCTGGCTCCCCTCCTCGCTCTCTTCAACAACATCCTGGAGGTCCGGGTGGACGCCTGGAAGTTCACCACCCAGTTCCGCCGGCCCGTGGCAGCTAAGGCGCGCAACATCGGGGCCTGGCAGGAGATCCTGAACGTCGTGGCCATCTTGTCCGTAGTCACAAAT GCGTTCATCATGGCGTTCACCTCCGATATGATCCCCCGTCTGGTCTACCTGTATGCCTACCACCCCGGGAATGAGCCCACCATGAGGGGCTACATCAACAACAGCCTCTCCACCCATATACCAAAAGCCAACGAAACGAATCACCCCGAAGGGTTAAATGAGACTGTCTCTGTGTGCAG ATATCGAGACTACCGGTACCCCCCAGGTCATGAGAAAGCGTACTCCCATACCATGCAGTTCTGGCATATTCTTGCAGCCAAAAtggccttcatcatcatcatggag CATGTCGTATTTGTGGTGAAGTTCTTCATCGCGTGGATGATCCCTGATGTCCCGTCGGAGGTGAAGGCACGAGTCAAGCGCGAGCGCTACCTGGTGCAGGATTACCTGCACAACTACGAGATGGAGAAGTTGAAGTTGCAACTGAGCCAGAGCTTCTACACCAACTCCGAGGCGACGGAGGCGCTCGTGCCCAGCCCTGACCAGTGCGAGGTCCCGTCGGAGTGTCCCCGAGGAACCCCGACCCTGCGGGACCACTCGGAGGGAACCACGTGCAGGACGGCAGACGGCCACGAGTAG
- the ano5b gene encoding anoctamin-5b isoform X1, protein MRLFKRVFRKCLFSGEGEEGSVRRHLCQVFISPLHQCKLTVEGMCRSRWRVHKGQSPREAACFCADGFAVLTGYRKTLLADNNGLLSASDRGTPLPGHQEVIKLKQNKDSVYFRDGVRRIDFVLSYVDDKDGDKKAERRKEFEANLEKIGLMLETEDRWESDDQKTYYLKIHAPWNVLATHAEVLKIKMPFKVSDIPKGRDVPLECLTRPFRLPPHIMKPEPDYFTAPFDNRKKDFFIANLETFFPPSTRNRIVYYILTRCPYYKEGHKEKEKTGIKRLLNNGTYTSAYPLHDCCYWEMSEDCESERHHLYRHWARFLCFYKQQPLNLIRKYYGEKIGIYFAWLGFYTEMLFFAALVGVICFVYGLLTIDDNITSQEICDPNIGGKIIMCALCDDKCTYWKLSSSCRSSLQSHMFDNEGTVFFAMFMGIWVTLFLELWKRRQARLEYEWDLVDFEEEQQQLQIRPEFELKCTDRRLNHITQEQEPYLPFTSRCARFCVSGATVLFWTCMVVACVTGVIAYRLAVYATFATFMKESPTNKIQLVGPLITPQLATSVTASCINFALILVLNFFYEYVAIWITDMEIPKTHLEYENKLTTKMFMFQFVNYYSSCFYVAFFKGKFVGYPGKYTYMFGSWTQLRNEECAPGGCLIELTTQLVIVMAGKQLVGNIHEALLPLLKNWWSSRKGRGHGKTSRWEKDHDLQNFSQFGLFYEYLEMVIQFGFITLFVASFPLAPLLALFNNILEVRVDAWKFTTQFRRPVAAKARNIGAWQEILNVVAILSVVTNAFIMAFTSDMIPRLVYLYAYHPGNEPTMRGYINNSLSTHIPKANETNHPEGLNETVSVCRYRDYRYPPGHEKAYSHTMQFWHILAAKMAFIIIMEHVVFVVKFFIAWMIPDVPSEVKARVKRERYLVQDYLHNYEMEKLKLQLSQSFYTNSEATEALVPSPDQCEVPSECPRGTPTLRDHSEGTTCRTADGHE, encoded by the exons ATGAGACTCTTTAAGAGAGTGTTTAGGAAATGCCTGTTCAGCGGCGAAGGGGAAGAAGGATCTGTGAGGCGGCACCTCTGCCAGGTTTTCATTTCACCACTTCACCAATGCAAGTTAACTGTGGAG GGCATGTGTAGGAGCAGGTGGAGAGTGCATAAAGGCCAGAGCCCAAGAGAGGCCGCGTGCTTCTGCGCAG ATGGTTTTGCCGTGCTGACTGGCTACAGGAAGACCCTCCTGGCAG ATAACAATGGTCTTCTCTCCGCCTCAGACAGGGGAACGCCACTCCCCGGCCACCAGGAG gTCATTAAGCTGAAGCAGAACAAGGactctgtgtatttcagagaTGGTGTGCGTCGCATTGATTTTGTCCTGTCCTATGTTGATGACAAAGATGGAGACAAGAAGGCG gagaggagaaaggagtTTGAGGCCAACCTGGAGAAGATTGGTCTCATGCTGGAAACTGAGGATAGATGG GAGTCGGACGACCAGAAGACCTACTACCTGAAGATCCACGCGCCGTGGAACGTGCTGGCCACGCATGCCGAAGTGCTGAAGATCAAAATGCCCTTCAAGGTCAGCGACATCCCCAAGGGCCGCGACGTCCCTCTGGAGTGTCTCACGCGGCCCTTCCGCCTGCCCCCCCACATCATGAAGCCCGAGCCCGACTACTTCACCGCGCCCTTCGACAACAGGAAGAAGGACTTTTTCATCGCCAACCTGGAGACCTTCttccccccctccacccgcaACAGGATC GTGTATTACATCCTCACCCGCTGCCCCTACTACAAGGAGGGCCACAAAGAGAAGGAGAAGACGGGTATCAAACGACTGCTCAACAACGGCACCTACACCTCGGCCTACCCGCTCCACGAC TGTTGCTATTGGGAGATGTCGGAAGACTGCGAGAGCGAGCGCCATCACCTCTACAGGCACTGGGCCCGCTTCCTGTGCTTCTACAAGCAGCAACCGCTCAACCTCATCAG GAAGTACTACGGTGAGAAGATTGGTATCTACTTTGCTTGGCTGGGCTTCTatacagaaatgctgttctttGCTGCTCTGGTGGGAGTCATCTGCTTTGTCTATGGCCTGCTCACCATTGATGATAATATTACAAG TCAGGAGATTTGTGACCCTAATATTGGCGGGAAGATCATCATGTGCGCTCTGTGTGATGATAAATGCACCTACTGGAAGCTTAGCTCATCGTGTCGGTCATCTTTG CAATCCCATATGTTTGACAATGAAGGAACTGTGTTCTTTGCCATGTTCATGGGAATCTGGG tcaccCTGTTCCTGGAGCTGTGGAAGAGAAGGCAGGCCAGGCTGGAGTATGAGTGGGATCTCGTGGACTTTGAGGAGGAGCAACAGCAGCTGCAGATAAGGCCCGAGTTTGAGCTGAAGTGCACAGATCGCCGCCTCAACCACATCACCCAG GAACAGGAGCCATACCTGCCCTTCACCAGCAGATGTGCGCGCTTCTGTGTGTCTGGAGCTACAGTTCTCTTCTGG ACGTGCATGGTTGTGGCATGCGTCACAGGCGTGATCGCGTACAGGTTGGCCGTCTACGCCACCTTTGCCACCTTCATGAAGGAGAGCCCCACCAACAAGATCCAGCTGGTGGGGCCGCTCATCACGCCCCAGCTGGCCACGTCCGTCACCGCATCCTGCATCAACTTCGCACTCATCCTCGTCCTCAACTTCTTCTACGAATATGTTGCCATCTGGATCACAGATATGG AAATCCCAAAGACGCACTTGGAGTACGAGAACAAACTGACCACCAAGATGTTCATGTTTCAGTTCGTCAACTACTACTCCTCCTGTTTCTACGTGGCCTTCTTTAAGGGCAAGTTCGTGGGTTATCCAGGCAAATACACCTACATGTTTGGCAGCTGGACTCAACTGAGAAATGAGGAG TGTGCTCCTGGGGGGTGCCTGATAGAGCTCACCACTCAGCTGGTGATCGTCATGGCCGGGAAACAGCTGGTGGGGAACATCCATGAAGCCCTGCTGCC GTTGCTGAAGAACTGGTGGTCCAGcaggaaggggaggggtcacGGCAAGACCAGTCGATGGGAGAAGGACCACGACCTGCAGAACTTCAGCCAGTTCGGGCTCTTCTACGAGTATTTGGAGATGG TGATCCAGTTTGGCTTCATCACGTTGTTCGTGGCGTCCTTCCCCCTGGCTCCCCTCCTCGCTCTCTTCAACAACATCCTGGAGGTCCGGGTGGACGCCTGGAAGTTCACCACCCAGTTCCGCCGGCCCGTGGCAGCTAAGGCGCGCAACATCGGGGCCTGGCAGGAGATCCTGAACGTCGTGGCCATCTTGTCCGTAGTCACAAAT GCGTTCATCATGGCGTTCACCTCCGATATGATCCCCCGTCTGGTCTACCTGTATGCCTACCACCCCGGGAATGAGCCCACCATGAGGGGCTACATCAACAACAGCCTCTCCACCCATATACCAAAAGCCAACGAAACGAATCACCCCGAAGGGTTAAATGAGACTGTCTCTGTGTGCAG ATATCGAGACTACCGGTACCCCCCAGGTCATGAGAAAGCGTACTCCCATACCATGCAGTTCTGGCATATTCTTGCAGCCAAAAtggccttcatcatcatcatggag CATGTCGTATTTGTGGTGAAGTTCTTCATCGCGTGGATGATCCCTGATGTCCCGTCGGAGGTGAAGGCACGAGTCAAGCGCGAGCGCTACCTGGTGCAGGATTACCTGCACAACTACGAGATGGAGAAGTTGAAGTTGCAACTGAGCCAGAGCTTCTACACCAACTCCGAGGCGACGGAGGCGCTCGTGCCCAGCCCTGACCAGTGCGAGGTCCCGTCGGAGTGTCCCCGAGGAACCCCGACCCTGCGGGACCACTCGGAGGGAACCACGTGCAGGACGGCAGACGGCCACGAGTAG